A genomic window from Candidatus Obscuribacter sp. includes:
- a CDS encoding leucine--tRNA ligase — protein sequence MESVYNPQEIDEKWQKHWETLGIYKAVDDDKKPKYYSLVMFPYPSGDLHMGHMRVYTISDVISRTRRMHGYNVLNPMGWDAFGLPAENAAIKNKRHPEDWTKSNIKFMRDEQLKKLGTSYDWDREVTTCDANYYHWTQWLFLKFYEKGLAVRKTAPVNWCPECHSVLANEQVEGGNCWRHTETPVQQKDMSQWFLKITHYAEELLSDLDTLKGWPERVRVMQQNWIGKSQGAELHFTVESKPNVQIKVFTTRPDTVYGVSYLVLAPENPLVQELVSEDCRAKVEAYVQETQRKTELDRQAGEKVKTGVALGASVINPFNGDIVPIYVSDYVLMSYGTGAVMGVPAHDERDFAFAKNLSLPITEVIAPEGKSQGELKEAYLEDGVLINSGTFNGLKASEAKGKIIEWAEHNQAGKGRTQFRLRDWLISRQRYWGCPIPLVHCTKCGIKPIAEQQLPVVLPVEGLAFTGEGGSPLSRMPEWLNVKCPECGGEAQRETDTMDTFIDSSWYFLRYTDAKNPAEAFSKAKVNYWMPVDQYVGGVEHAILHLLYSRFFTRALKDMGLVNCTEPFTNLLSQGMVTMYSPNTGRIEKMSKSRGNVVGTLDFFKRYGADAARLFTLFASPPEQELEWSEDGAVGQHRFLTRIWRLVTDLKERGVLVPKLATSPEFNGGKAELSDKDFALLKLVHKSIKAVTSDLSSERYIFNTAIARCMELVNGLYKYVQDVNPTEPSAILSFACKNLLLLMAPMAPHITEELYHQAGFVATDKESIHTATWPVFIESLTIDDEIELVLQVNGKIVNKMPASRGLEKSKAEALAMADDKMQAKLNGQAIKKVIVVPDKLVNVVI from the coding sequence ATGGAGAGTGTCTACAACCCGCAGGAAATAGACGAGAAATGGCAGAAGCACTGGGAAACCCTGGGCATCTACAAAGCCGTTGATGACGACAAAAAGCCTAAATATTACTCCCTGGTTATGTTTCCCTATCCCTCTGGCGACCTGCACATGGGTCACATGCGGGTTTATACAATCTCAGATGTAATCAGCCGGACAAGGCGTATGCATGGCTACAATGTCCTCAACCCGATGGGTTGGGACGCTTTTGGTCTGCCTGCCGAAAACGCTGCCATTAAAAACAAGCGCCATCCTGAGGACTGGACCAAGTCCAATATCAAGTTTATGCGCGACGAACAGCTCAAGAAGCTTGGTACAAGCTATGACTGGGACCGCGAAGTAACCACTTGCGATGCCAATTATTACCACTGGACCCAGTGGCTCTTCCTCAAGTTTTACGAAAAAGGTCTGGCTGTGCGCAAAACAGCGCCGGTTAACTGGTGTCCAGAATGCCATAGCGTGCTAGCCAACGAACAAGTAGAAGGCGGCAATTGCTGGCGTCACACTGAGACTCCTGTGCAGCAAAAGGACATGAGTCAGTGGTTTCTCAAAATCACACACTATGCTGAAGAATTGCTCTCCGATTTAGACACCCTCAAAGGTTGGCCTGAGCGTGTCCGAGTGATGCAACAAAACTGGATTGGTAAGTCTCAAGGAGCTGAGCTGCACTTTACCGTTGAGAGCAAGCCCAATGTCCAGATTAAGGTATTCACCACTCGTCCTGATACTGTATACGGTGTCAGCTATCTGGTCCTCGCCCCCGAAAACCCGCTTGTCCAGGAGCTAGTCTCTGAGGACTGCCGCGCTAAAGTCGAAGCCTATGTGCAAGAAACTCAGCGCAAGACCGAGCTGGATCGTCAGGCCGGTGAAAAAGTCAAAACTGGTGTAGCCCTGGGCGCATCGGTAATTAATCCTTTTAACGGCGATATAGTGCCAATCTATGTCTCTGACTATGTTTTGATGAGCTACGGCACTGGTGCTGTTATGGGTGTACCAGCCCATGATGAGCGCGACTTTGCCTTTGCTAAAAATCTCTCTTTGCCAATTACCGAAGTTATTGCACCGGAAGGCAAGAGTCAGGGTGAGCTTAAAGAGGCTTATCTTGAAGACGGGGTACTAATCAATAGCGGTACCTTTAATGGTCTTAAAGCCAGTGAAGCTAAGGGCAAAATAATAGAGTGGGCCGAGCACAATCAGGCTGGCAAAGGTCGCACTCAGTTCCGTTTGAGAGACTGGCTAATCAGTCGTCAGCGCTATTGGGGCTGTCCCATACCGCTGGTGCATTGCACTAAGTGCGGTATCAAGCCGATTGCGGAGCAGCAGCTGCCTGTGGTCCTGCCTGTCGAGGGATTGGCCTTTACTGGTGAGGGTGGCTCGCCCCTCAGCCGCATGCCTGAATGGCTCAATGTCAAATGTCCTGAATGTGGTGGCGAAGCTCAGCGTGAGACCGACACCATGGATACATTTATCGATAGCTCCTGGTACTTTTTGCGTTATACCGATGCTAAAAACCCGGCTGAAGCCTTTAGCAAAGCCAAAGTCAATTACTGGATGCCTGTCGATCAATATGTCGGCGGTGTTGAGCATGCCATTTTGCACTTGCTTTATTCGCGCTTCTTCACTCGTGCTCTCAAAGATATGGGGCTTGTTAATTGCACCGAGCCCTTCACCAATTTGCTCTCACAGGGCATGGTGACGATGTACAGTCCTAATACCGGACGCATCGAAAAAATGTCCAAGTCACGCGGCAACGTAGTGGGCACTCTGGATTTCTTTAAGAGATACGGTGCTGATGCTGCCAGGCTCTTTACACTCTTTGCTTCTCCACCGGAGCAGGAGTTGGAGTGGTCCGAAGACGGTGCCGTTGGTCAGCATAGATTTCTCACCCGCATCTGGCGTCTGGTCACGGACCTCAAAGAGCGCGGCGTACTTGTGCCCAAACTGGCTACCAGTCCTGAATTTAATGGCGGTAAGGCGGAGCTTAGTGACAAAGATTTTGCTCTGCTCAAGCTGGTGCACAAGTCCATCAAAGCGGTTACAAGCGACCTTAGCTCGGAGCGTTATATCTTTAACACCGCCATTGCGCGCTGTATGGAGCTGGTTAACGGTCTCTACAAATACGTGCAGGACGTAAATCCGACTGAGCCCTCGGCGATTTTGAGTTTTGCCTGCAAAAACCTGCTTTTGCTAATGGCACCGATGGCTCCGCACATAACCGAGGAGCTTTATCACCAGGCTGGTTTTGTAGCGACTGATAAAGAAAGTATTCACACCGCTACCTGGCCAGTTTTTATTGAGAGTTTGACAATCGATGATGAAATCGAACTGGTCCTCCAGGTCAATGGCAAAATCGTCAACAAGATGCCAGCCAGCCGTGGTTTGGAGAAATCGAAAGCCGAAGCACTGGCTATGGCTGATGACAAGATGCAGGCAAAATTAAACGGTCAGGCCATCAAGAAGGTAATTGTTGTGCCAGACAAGCTTGTCAACGTGGTAATTTGA
- a CDS encoding polysaccharide biosynthesis protein: MDNSQNEEVMTLAPVGKLRWKRMMQVVSDALLASLSLSFAYVIRFDGHIQQQYLHQLWLVVPPLVALRLISNWRCGLYGRLWRYTGLTEVAEIGVAVLNISALMLILRALSLPFLRIEGQQLSYSIIVIDMMLCFFLMTACRVLRRLQTEHAQRKHWRQPVRRRALVVGAGDAGLMVLKELNQRSDLGVDVVGLIDDDPTKTKKRIGNITVFGTTADLPRLVDTLFVEQVIIAMPSAPASEIRRIVDMCRVAEVETRILPGLFELINGRVSINQLRDVSLEDLLGRDQVKLDDASISSYIEGRTVLVTGAGGSIGSELCRQILRYEPRKIVLLGKGENSIFGIQQELVRRLAQRHAPVEIVAVIADIRDEKRIEYIFETQKPDLVFHAAAHKHVPLMEANINEAVTNNIFGTRIVAEMARKYKVQKFVLVSSDKAVNPTSVMGASKRVAEIIIQNLAASTSATKYVAVRFGNVLASRGSVIPLWRQQIASGGPVTVTHPDVTRYFMLIPEAVQLILQAGAFGSGGEVFVLDMGKPVKILDLANDLIKFSGLTPGVDIKIEFTGLRPGEKLFEELLTEAEGLSRTASEKIFVGKASPPDGPEVAAALQRFKGYVEALDETGIRKELNSLCMGTLTLTDTTNTQVVSSTELPNVAVVAAKKQTV; this comes from the coding sequence GTGGATAACTCGCAAAACGAAGAGGTAATGACTCTCGCTCCAGTCGGCAAGCTGCGCTGGAAGCGTATGATGCAGGTTGTTTCAGACGCGCTGTTAGCCAGTCTGTCTCTTTCATTTGCCTATGTAATCCGCTTTGATGGTCATATCCAGCAACAGTATCTGCATCAGCTCTGGCTAGTTGTGCCACCGCTTGTCGCTCTGCGCCTTATTTCTAACTGGCGCTGTGGGCTTTATGGACGGCTCTGGCGCTATACCGGACTTACCGAAGTAGCTGAGATTGGTGTCGCTGTTTTAAATATTTCGGCTTTGATGCTTATTTTGCGCGCTCTCAGTTTGCCGTTTTTGCGCATAGAAGGGCAGCAGCTCTCTTACAGCATCATTGTCATCGACATGATGCTCTGCTTCTTTTTGATGACAGCTTGCCGGGTCTTGCGCCGCTTGCAGACTGAGCACGCTCAGCGTAAGCACTGGAGACAGCCGGTGCGCCGACGTGCTCTGGTGGTGGGAGCTGGTGACGCTGGGCTGATGGTGCTCAAAGAGCTAAATCAGAGAAGCGATCTTGGTGTCGATGTAGTTGGCTTGATTGATGACGATCCGACCAAAACAAAAAAACGTATCGGTAATATCACCGTATTTGGTACTACTGCTGATCTGCCTCGCCTGGTCGATACACTCTTTGTAGAGCAAGTAATCATTGCTATGCCCTCGGCTCCAGCCAGCGAAATCCGCCGTATCGTAGATATGTGTCGCGTGGCAGAAGTAGAAACCAGAATATTGCCCGGACTCTTTGAGCTTATCAATGGTCGCGTCAGTATCAATCAACTGCGCGATGTCTCACTGGAAGACCTGCTTGGCCGCGACCAGGTCAAACTAGATGACGCCTCGATATCGTCATATATTGAGGGACGCACAGTACTTGTCACTGGTGCCGGTGGCTCGATAGGCTCTGAGCTTTGTCGCCAGATCTTGAGATATGAGCCGCGCAAAATTGTCCTACTGGGTAAAGGCGAAAACTCTATTTTTGGTATCCAGCAAGAGCTAGTGCGCAGGCTGGCCCAGCGTCATGCTCCAGTGGAAATAGTGGCAGTGATTGCTGATATCAGAGACGAAAAGCGCATCGAATACATTTTTGAGACACAAAAGCCTGATCTGGTTTTTCATGCGGCAGCCCACAAGCATGTGCCCTTAATGGAAGCCAATATCAATGAGGCGGTCACTAATAACATTTTTGGTACTCGCATTGTCGCCGAGATGGCTCGTAAATACAAAGTGCAAAAATTTGTCCTGGTCAGTAGCGATAAAGCTGTAAATCCTACCTCTGTGATGGGTGCCAGTAAGCGTGTCGCCGAAATCATCATCCAAAATCTGGCGGCATCCACCAGCGCCACCAAGTATGTGGCTGTGCGTTTTGGTAATGTCCTTGCCAGTCGTGGCTCAGTAATCCCCTTGTGGCGTCAGCAGATTGCCTCTGGTGGTCCAGTTACGGTCACTCATCCTGATGTCACTCGCTACTTTATGCTCATCCCCGAAGCCGTGCAGCTGATTTTGCAAGCTGGTGCCTTTGGCTCTGGTGGCGAGGTGTTTGTGCTCGATATGGGCAAACCCGTCAAGATATTGGATCTTGCCAATGATTTGATCAAGTTTAGCGGTCTTACTCCTGGAGTCGATATCAAAATCGAGTTTACCGGGCTTAGACCTGGCGAAAAACTCTTTGAAGAACTGCTCACTGAAGCAGAAGGGCTGTCCCGCACTGCCAGTGAAAAAATCTTTGTAGGCAAAGCTAGCCCACCTGATGGGCCGGAAGTGGCTGCCGCGCTACAGCGCTTTAAGGGCTATGTGGAAGCGCTTGACGAAACCGGCATCAGGAAAGAATTAAACAGTCTCTGTATGGGCACTCTAACTCTCACTGATACCACTAATACCCAAGTTGTAAGCAGTACTGAATTGCCTAATGTGGCGGTCGTCGCTGCTAAAAAACAGACTGTATGA
- the larE gene encoding ATP-dependent sacrificial sulfur transferase LarE, which produces MKDALDKLARLRLLLRELNSVIVAYSGGVDSSLLALVARQELGARALITIAISPSLASWEREDAVAQAKQFDFDLLELATDEVDNPLYRANTGNRCFFCKATLFDYLLKLKVERQYDAIVYGANVDDLSDVRPGHLAAKAAGVKAPLIDAGLSKGEIRYLASELGLPSCDRPQAACLSSRFADGIYVDKERLMVVEQAEAYIRNLGFEQLRVRYVGGSAGADARVEVGVEQLSWLLSDSALQNNIVNKLQSIGFKNVVIDNEGYRQGKANASLAQGKIWINA; this is translated from the coding sequence ATGAAGGACGCTCTGGACAAATTAGCCAGGTTAAGGCTACTGCTTAGAGAGCTAAACTCGGTCATAGTGGCTTATTCCGGCGGTGTAGACAGCTCGCTATTAGCCCTTGTGGCTCGTCAGGAGCTAGGCGCACGAGCCCTCATTACTATTGCCATATCGCCTTCTCTGGCTAGCTGGGAGCGTGAGGATGCAGTAGCCCAGGCAAAACAGTTTGATTTTGACTTGCTTGAGCTTGCTACCGATGAGGTTGATAATCCGCTATACAGGGCTAATACAGGCAACCGTTGTTTTTTTTGCAAAGCTACTTTGTTTGACTATCTCCTCAAGCTAAAAGTCGAGCGTCAATATGATGCCATCGTCTATGGTGCCAATGTCGATGACTTAAGTGATGTCCGTCCGGGACATCTGGCGGCTAAAGCCGCTGGTGTAAAGGCGCCATTGATAGATGCCGGATTGAGCAAAGGCGAGATCAGATATCTAGCCAGTGAGCTCGGCTTACCCTCGTGTGACAGACCTCAGGCAGCATGCCTCTCCAGTCGTTTTGCTGATGGCATCTATGTCGATAAAGAGCGACTTATGGTGGTGGAGCAAGCAGAGGCTTATATCCGCAACCTGGGCTTTGAACAATTACGCGTGCGATATGTTGGTGGTAGTGCTGGTGCCGACGCTCGGGTGGAAGTCGGGGTGGAGCAGTTATCCTGGCTTTTGAGTGATAGCGCACTGCAAAACAATATAGTCAATAAACTCCAATCTATTGGTTTTAAAAATGTAGTGATTGACAATGAAGGCTACCGGCAAGGTAAGGCAAATGCCAGTCTGGCTCAGGGCAAAATATGGATAAACGCTTAG
- the larB gene encoding nickel pincer cofactor biosynthesis protein LarB, translating to MDKRLVEDLLTAVKSGQTSSAEALEQLKQLPYAELDFAKPDTLRALKFGLAEVIFAPGKSVEQIVSIAAKLRTQHKLVLATRVEPDLAQKVLDRASQIEITDVSYLASARSLLFGALPEPKDCQPVAVLTAGTADIPVAEEALLVLQAGGYPVRRIFDVGVAGLHRLLGQMDDFKSAPVVIVVAGMDGALASVVAGLVSVPVIAVPTSVGYGAGAGGLAPLLTMLNSCAQGLTVVNIDNGFGAGAAALRILNSATRPPNP from the coding sequence ATGGATAAACGCTTAGTCGAAGATTTACTCACCGCTGTCAAAAGTGGTCAAACAAGTAGCGCTGAAGCACTCGAACAGCTCAAGCAATTGCCTTATGCTGAGCTCGATTTTGCCAAACCAGATACTTTGAGAGCGCTTAAATTTGGTCTGGCTGAAGTTATTTTTGCACCCGGTAAGTCAGTGGAGCAGATAGTCTCAATAGCTGCTAAATTGCGCACGCAGCACAAGCTTGTCCTGGCTACTAGAGTGGAGCCGGATCTGGCGCAAAAAGTCTTAGACCGGGCCAGTCAAATCGAGATTACCGATGTATCTTACCTGGCTAGTGCCCGGTCACTCTTGTTTGGTGCTCTGCCCGAGCCAAAAGATTGTCAACCTGTTGCCGTACTGACAGCTGGTACCGCCGATATACCAGTGGCTGAAGAAGCCCTATTGGTGCTGCAAGCGGGCGGATATCCGGTGAGGCGTATCTTTGATGTTGGTGTAGCTGGTTTGCATCGTTTGCTTGGTCAGATGGATGATTTTAAATCAGCCCCTGTGGTAATTGTTGTCGCTGGCATGGACGGGGCTCTGGCTAGTGTGGTGGCAGGGCTGGTATCAGTACCTGTAATAGCAGTGCCTACATCCGTCGGCTACGGGGCTGGAGCGGGCGGTCTGGCCCCTCTTTTGACCATGCTTAATAGCTGTGCTCAGGGACTGACCGTAGTCAATATAGACAATGGTTTTGGCGCCGGTGCAGCCGCCCTGCGCATTTTAAATAGTGCTACCAGACCTCCCAATCCTTAG